The Planctomycetota bacterium genome contains a region encoding:
- a CDS encoding biotin/lipoyl-containing protein, with amino-acid sequence MAAIDLEVPSMGESVAEATLLKWLKPDGAAVEVDEPVCEMETDKANTDMPATAAGVLKHIAKEGDTVEVGDVIATIDPDGKAEAAPVKQEKADAPAAASSDDADPMADLAPAVRR; translated from the coding sequence GAAGTGCCCTCGATGGGCGAAAGCGTGGCGGAAGCAACCCTTCTCAAATGGCTCAAGCCGGACGGTGCGGCCGTCGAAGTCGACGAGCCGGTCTGCGAGATGGAGACCGACAAGGCCAACACGGACATGCCCGCCACCGCCGCCGGAGTACTCAAGCACATCGCCAAGGAAGGTGACACCGTCGAGGTCGGCGACGTGATCGCGACGATCGATCCCGATGGCAAGGCCGAAGCCGCCCCCGTGAAGCAAGAGAAAGCCGACGCCCCCGCCGCCGCGTCCTCCGACGACGCCGACCCGATGGCCGATCTCGCACCGGCGGTCCGTCG